The following nucleotide sequence is from Nitrospinota bacterium.
TTGAGCACTCAGTTTGCCAGCGACAAACCGGAGACCGGCGTGAAAGCGATGTCCAAGCAGTCGTGGGATATGTCCTACAGCGTTGGTGTCGCCAAATTCGACGATCAGCACAAGGTCCTCTTTGAATATCTTAACCAGATGCACGACGCGATCCGGACCAACCCCACGGCGGAGGCCATCGGCGTGGTGCTCGAAGGGCTTGTCAACTATACGTTGACCCATTTCTTCGACGAGGAGATCGAGCTTATGAAAAACGGCTACCCGGACTATGAGCGGCACCGGGAAGAGCACGACAAGCTGGTTTCGGCGGCGCGCGATTTCGTGGTGCGGTTCAAGACCGGCAAGTCCACCCCCCGCAGGCTGACGGTGGAGATCATCGCGGTGCTCACAGAATGGCTCAAGGACCATATCATGGTGGCGGACAAGAGATACAGCGACTTCCTCAACGCCAGGGGCGTGAAGTGACCTTGCCCGCCCTTTGGCGCCACATGACATGTCCGCACGCCAGCTTCCCGGAGGAAAAAGGGCTGGACGGCTCCGGCAGTTGCAGGACGTTCCTTGCCATCCATTGCGCCTTGCCCGGCGCCCACGCGCGGAAAAACATGCCGTGCCGGGCGCAGGTGGCGAAAAAAGAAGATTCCAACGGAGCCGCATGATGGGCAAAGAAGAGCTGGAGGAAGGAAGCTCCCTTTCGCTGGACTTTGAGAAGCGCGGCGGACTGCTGCCGGTGATAGCCCAGGACGCTTCGGACGGTTCAGTTCTCATGCTCGGCTATGTGAACCGCGAAGCGCTCGA
It contains:
- a CDS encoding hemerythrin family protein, with the protein product MSTQFASDKPETGVKAMSKQSWDMSYSVGVAKFDDQHKVLFEYLNQMHDAIRTNPTAEAIGVVLEGLVNYTLTHFFDEEIELMKNGYPDYERHREEHDKLVSAARDFVVRFKTGKSTPRRLTVEIIAVLTEWLKDHIMVADKRYSDFLNARGVK